The genomic interval CCTGAGTCGACCACCCAGATCCCATCCTCCAGCCTTACTCCATTCTCGTCCCATTCGGCAGGAGCGATGCAACTGAATAAGTTGGTAGCTTCATCGCAGACGTTCTCGGGGTGGAACTCGTTGAGATAGTCCGCGAACTGCTGGTTTGTGACCTCGCATACTCCGATGTAGAAATCCGAGATATCGACCTCGTGCTGCGGATACTCGTCCTGGTCGCACTCTGCGTCCACCTGCTCGTTGCAGCCCATCAGAAACGGCCCAGCCGGAATTAATACCTCTTCAAAGCCGTCGTCGTCATCATCCGCCGTGTCATTGTCATCGTCCAGCGAGTCGTCGTCCTCGCCCGTATCATCATCGCCTGAATCGTTGTGATCGCAGCCAAGAACGAAAACGCTTAGGAAAAGCGCAATGCTGAAAATGAGGAATAAGCGACTGGCAGACATTATCGACTCCGAAGAAAAGCCAACTACAAATGAATAGTAAAATACTACACCTGGGGAGTGAAATCGCATACAGGTATTTCGCATGAATTATTCAACCCGAGATCATGGCCCTGCATCTCTTGCCGTGGAATGTGCCCTACTCCCCGCCTTTGTT from Candidatus Alcyoniella australis carries:
- a CDS encoding SUMF1/EgtB/PvdO family nonheme iron enzyme, producing the protein MSASRLFLIFSIALFLSVFVLGCDHNDSGDDDTGEDDDSLDDDNDTADDDDDGFEEVLIPAGPFLMGCNEQVDAECDQDEYPQHEVDISDFYIGVCEVTNQQFADYLNEFHPENVCDEATNLFSCIAPAEWDENGVRLEDGIWVVDSG